A region of the Hydra vulgaris chromosome 12, alternate assembly HydraT2T_AEP genome:
ataatttaatattcaaatatggaaataaatataatacaaaaaccAACGTGGATTCtctttcaataataaatagaaatacGAAACatgacaaaatatatatttttaatttcctaattgattttaaaattcattttttatccCATGAGTAGCGCTAGCAAGAAAAAAATTCGGCAGTACTCGGAAGagtatttaaaatttggtttcaTACCTGCTATCCATGATGCACGGTTACCTTTTTGTCTATTATGCCAACAATGCTTGAGCAATGAATCAATAAAACCAGGTCGTCTTGAAGCACATTTGAAGGCAAAACATAAAGATCAAATTAATTCAAGtttgaattattttcaaattgtaaagaaaaatgatgaaaaaagagCAACTTTAAAGTCTCTCTTTACTGCtcataatgttaatattaatcGCACTCTTGAGGCTAGCTATCAAATTTCATTACTCATTGCTAAATCTGGGAAATATCATACAATAGGAGAGCAGTTAATCAAGCCTTCAATATTAACATTTGTCAAAACTGTTTTTGGAAAAGATGACCAAGACGTGAAAACCATGCCACTAAGTAACAATACTGTCAGCAGAAGAATCGACGAAATGAGTAAAGATGTTGAAATACAACTTAtcgaaaaattaaaagcaagaCTTTTTCGATGCAAATGGACGAGTCAACATTGAAGACAGCGAAGCAGTATTACTTAAAAATGTCAGATACAttgataataatgattttgctaaataaatgttattttgcaaatcattaaaaagCAGCACTACCGCTAAAggtatatataatacttttaaaagttacttagATACGAATAAAATACCGATGAAAAATATAACGTCTTGTGCTGTTGATTGTGTTTTTAATATGatgggcaaaaaaaaaatggttgctTAAAACTGATGAAAGATGAAAATCCAAATATGCTTCTTATGCACTGTGTTATTCACAGGGAAAACTTGGTAATTAAAAATCTTTCTCctgttctaaataaaataatgaacttggTTGTAAAATGCATTAATTCTATTAAAGCAAGTGCAAAACAAGagcgcatttttaaattattttgtgaagATAAAAACGAAGCCCATGTGAGGCTTTTACTTCACACTGTGGTAAGATGGCTTTCGAAagggaactttttaaaaagatttatggaACTGTTTGATACTCTTAGTGATTTTTTAAGCGACAAAACTGAAATGCAATAACTGTTAACGATCGATTCTAATTCATATTTGAGTTATTTAAccgatatttttgaaaaactaaatatattgaaTAAAGAACTTCAAGGAACAAATAAAACTCTTGTCGATGCAAAAGCGAagatatttggttttattacgtCTATTGAACTATTTGAAAAAGACGTTTaccaaaaacaatttgaaaagttttattggCTTCAAAAATGTAAAGTAACTGATACCGCTATACTTAATATTATCGAGCATCTAAAAAACTTATCAACTGATTGAAAAGGAAGATTTTCCAATTTGAAAGAAATTGATTTTCCAACTTGGTTGATGCAGCCAATGTTAGTTAATTTATCTCATATTTCAAATATGCAGTACCAAGAAGAATTAGCAGAAATGCAGAATGGTAAGtcagttaaaactttatttaatataaaaggaTCGATGGCAAGGTTTTTTGAAAAGACCAAAATTAAATATCCAAGCATAACAGAATGTGCAAGAAAACTATTATTACCGTTTCCTTCTTCATATTTAGCTGAATGCAGATTTAGTGCCATAACTGATTTATTACTTAAAAGAAATCGTTTGGATATAACACAACAGGGAGATCTAATAATGAAGCTAACAAAATTGGAACCCAATGTAAAATTTCTTTGTAACCAACATCAAGCACAAGGATCTcactaaatttcatttattttagaCTTGAATATctgatgtattttattttatttacttatatattgtttagtatattttgtttacttcagtttttctgtttaataaataacttttcgtGATTTCTTCCTGCAGTATATCATTTATGCTacttatgaaaaatttataatattaaaaattattcatatgtAACATGGGTGGacgttttaagtttttataaactttggtGGGGCATGGAACTAAAAAGGTTGGGAAACACTGTTTCCCAACCTATTTAGTGCCATGCCCCACCAACTGAAATGTTTTTACTGAAATGTTATGATGAATTTGTTGAGCGGGGAAGCTACAAAACCCTTGATGAAATTTTGATATTACTAAAGTGGATGGAACATGGTTATCTTCAGAGGACAAGCGATTGTACCATCTCCAAGTGGAAAGCAAAAGAACAGTGGGATACTCTACAGGCCAAGCGGCCAGTAAAGAAACAATCCATCCCtcaaaaagacaaaaactttcTAATAGGTCATCCAACTCATCATCTTACTATCCTGGTTTTAGTGATTCTGACTCAAGGCTGACGACATTGAATATGAAAACGATGAAAAAGAAGATGAGACTACTCCTACACCAAGCAGAAAAcatcataaaagcaaaattgCACAAGAGTGTCGACAAACAAAGCTACTAACAAATGCAAGCAATTGGCTCGTGAAGGCATTTACATCCCAACTGCATGTCGGctcaattttattactttggaAACTCGCAGGACGTGGCGACCTAATCCAACAGTTTAAGCTGGAAAACAGTTTTGAGAGTATCAATTGGCATAATCCACCAATTCGCAGATCATCTTCCAACGTCCTAATGCGTGAATTCACATAAAATAATGCTcgtcacaatttttttacaaatcgtATTGTCAATGATTGGAATAACTTGCCGTCAGCATGCAAAAAGGTTCCGTCAGTTAACGCATTTAAGAATAGAATtgagaagtattttttttctccaGCTGCAAACAGTACATCTTTTACTGAAGATGAGCAGCACGTTTATTAATTCGTGCTTTAGCAGCTGCAAATATTGGCTTTTTAGATACTATTTGTCATAgatgtaaactttatatttaaagtttatatttcacAAACCATAAAGTTTATTCACAAGTTTTTTCACAAAccataaagtttatatttcacaatatatttttgtataatttggtttttaattatttgtcatTTTATCTACGAggacttatttaaatatattactattactattaatattattagctggtatttactttaactttttgtaaatgacctacattattaggttttttttgtcaaaatatataatttggtTGACAAAGTCAACTAGTTTGGTagatgcaatttttaaaaaaacttactttagtttcttaaataaaatggaTTAAGTGaatgatgaaaaagaaaaacaagactTTCTCgatgttaattaatattttaatatgttaatattaatattttaataatatattaatatattttaataatataaaatatttttaataatatattaatattttatattaatatgttaatatttaCTTAACTAAAGCAGTCTATCCCATTAGTTGTACTCCCAATGAAAagagaatatatattttcaaggTTTAGAATGGAagataatcaattaaaaaatataataaagaaggGTTTATGGGttgagattattttttagcaaagagcagagaaagtaagttatttgtttttgtcaTAGTGAACATCTTACTTATCACCTTAGAAGAACAAGCACTACAAGGTTTCAGAACGTTTTTACTGGGCTggaagtttttgataaaaaattttctattattatggCAGATTTAAGCAgttgaagcaaaaataaaaaatccattttttatttactaattggTGCTTTCTTATTCTTAAAGCCACTCTTTCTTCCAGATCCTTTTGCTCGTTCGATAGACAAAGAGCTCTTATATCGTTTTATGACCATATTAACAGTAGTTTTGCTAGATTCAGATGCTTTAGCATCTGAAAGTAACAATGCAGAAGGATTTTGTAGATAGttgtgcagaatttttttttcgtttttctgtttcaatgacattttaattaagagaaatattttgactctttgtagatgtttttaattaacGCTATCATTACTTGATGTaattacgtaaaaaaaatttttttgattgtgtTAGTGACAAGTTTTAAAACGAAATTCATCGTTCCGAATTTAAAGATCTTATGCTTTAGTGTATGCGCAACGCTAATTTTACACATGCTGTGAAATGTTAAacgttgataaaaaaaaagaaaaaaggaatgTATAGTTTCCGTAAACTATGCTAACCTACCAGTGTAAGAGAAAGGAAGGTTTTCGGATCCGGATCACCGTTCACACTACAGACGAGATTTATTTACGCAAAAAGCGAAGCCCGCAAAAGTCTATAGAAAATGTAATCAAAGAAGCATATAGAACTAATTTTTATGCAGAATTATAATTTAAGATtcttatatcataaaaaatgtgtacaaatactcaaagtttaaaatcataattcaaaaatatgttaagaTAATATTACatggttttatattaatttttattattattacaaagttatatataaagattcaaattctgtaattaaattttaattaaatttatgtattcaatataaaaaagtgaaaaaggttTTAGCATGGTTACGTTGGATCTTGGTCAGTTCATCATATTTACAATGCAACACGACCAATTCACCAAAACAAATCCAGGTAAAAACGAGGTCAATTCACAATATTTACATCGctttaatgtatttaatgtttaaaatcttaagacgaattaaaatgataaagaaaaatttaactaatatcTCCTAGTAAAAAATCACGACTTCCAGACAAACTTCTacgtctttttttaacataatttgaaAACGGTAAATTACAAATAAACGTTCGagaacttcttttaaataaagttttctttttcttaaatcCATCTTTGTTGTAGATAGGCTTTttatatctaaagaaaaaattacaaataataatttaaaaatagattataatctttttgctcgtattataattttaaaattctcgGAAATTTCTTagtcaaaaagttttataggaTACTATAGGATTATAGGATTCCTGTTCATCATACAAGATGTGCAGCAAGACTATAGAATTGTTAATAGATTAATACTAGGTTCCTATAAAAATTATAGGAATCTACTAGATTTACCGGACTCATAAGAATAAACTAATAACATGCagaaaaattcttttcttttattttataaataatatataatcataaaatgattgaaaaaaaaaaaagaaaaaagaaattagattaCACCTTTTTGAGGAAGGATTACAATATAGGTTTAATACCTGTTTCCTAAAGTTTTCAGACatctttagaaatttttatacttgactgaaaaaaaatttttttaggcagTTAGCATACCTGACCTTAAACTTAATtaagatttttctttaatttaagatttttctGTATGATTGGCGTtagataatgtaaaaaaagctttataaacAACACTTTTAATTAGCTATTGATTTCCTAATGGAAATTTGTAGCTTTATCAATAGAGTTATAGTTTAAAACATTAGTGGTATTTATACTGTGCAAAATTTGTTGATTGTGTGAGTTAATAACAGTTCTAATATTTGATACAAAGATGTAACTTATTATGATTGTGTGTTTTGATGCAAAATTTAAgtcaattaaatttaagaaaagatttcctattttaatgacatcttttttactaaaaaaaaccaTACGTTTTGTTTGCACCAAttagatttgtttattaaaaaaaacgcaTACCACTCATTGACAATTTAGGATCAAAGTATATTGGGCATGTCACAACAAATTTGGATTTAGCATAGAATACCACAAGAAGTTTGTTGAACTACTTAAAAAACAGTTAGGAAACCGCTTTTGTGAATCACTTTTGTAGGTCTAAACCGCTTTTGtgaattaacaagtaaaaagtTTCCATTATTGCAAAGAGAAACAACTTAAATAACTCATGCATtactaaactaataaaatatcttgtaatttaaattatattagagtATCTGATCATatcataaagatttattttttgtttattataaataaaaaacaaatagtttgGACAAATGTCTCATTACTTTTATAAGTTTCATTGTAGTCAATGGTTGggcatattaaaaatattaaagcttcTGGTTGCCGGTTAAGCAGATGGAGTACAAGCTCTGTTTTGCCTAAATTCATTGCTCCCTCAATAAGAAGACCTTCTATAGAAACTCACCACTAGCTCATATCCAACATTTATTATGTACATGAAATATTAAGTTAAGACATTCACGATTTTAGGacatatatgattttttgtaatttaatttttgtaatttaaagcgattttctactaatttatataaatctatatctatatccatatctatatctatctataaaaAGTACCGGTCGAAATTATAGCACAACCTCTTAAAATAAGATTGTCATGTCAAATTTTTGTATGCATTAATCATATTATTGGGAGGTACTGTATTTTTGAAAGTCATTTAAAATGtgcacataaaaataaaaatcttgttcATTATTTATCTTAGAAATGATCAATTTTACAgacatatacaaaaaatgttggtCAAATTTATAACACATTCATACGTAATTTTGACAGTGTGTATGATTAAATGCATTAACGCATTGTTGtgcttgatattttatttatctactagtgtcattgttaattatttaaatagcaaATCTTATaacttttcaatgttttttcagtaattttaaaattaaaacataatttatgcaATGGGTTGCAAAGCAGTGAGCTCTGAGCGACGACAACtt
Encoded here:
- the LOC136088281 gene encoding SCAN domain-containing protein 3-like, which produces MSSASKKKIRQYSEEYLKFGFIPAIHDARLPFCLLCQQCLSNESIKPGRLEAHLKAKHKDQINSSLNYFQIVKKNDEKRATLKSLFTAHNVNINRTLEASYQISLLIAKSGKYHTIGEQLIKPSILTFVKTVFGKDDQDVKTMPLSNNTVSRRIDEMSKDVEIQLIEKLKARLFRCKWTSQH
- the LOC136088282 gene encoding SCAN domain-containing protein 3-like, with product MQYQEELAEMQNGKSVKTLFNIKGSMARFFEKTKIKYPSITECARKLLLPFPSSYLAECRFSAITDLLLKRNRLDITQQGDLIMKLTKLEPNVKFLCNQHQAQGSH